Part of the Arvicanthis niloticus isolate mArvNil1 chromosome 2, mArvNil1.pat.X, whole genome shotgun sequence genome, TGAGACCACATACTGGTGCTATATCACTGAGCTACCCCCACACTTCCCCCGACACCACATCATCATGGTAAACGTAGATTCATCTCTGCTTTCCACCCTGAACCTAGAGTTGCATGAATCTGAGGTGGTAGCCTGACTCTCTTAGAAGTATCACTGTACTAGTCCCTCGTGATCCCCCTACTCACCATCTGCCTCAGGATCCCTATATTCCTGTCCCACCTGGAGCagagcaataatttttttttctttctttcttttttttttttttttacttctgcaATTGCCTTTGAGGTTAGAACTGCTGTCAATCTTTCTTACCTCCTCTCATGTAAAAGTAGCTCAATTCAATTGCTCCAAAGCTGTAAGTAGGGACTTCATCATAGAAGTCCCAAATACTGTCCCTGtttcagaagaggaagaataacTCAGAAAGGTCATGTGAAtgcccagggtcacacagcaaAGCGTAGGCTGGCTGTATAGCTGTCCTTGAGGCCCAGGCTCTAGACTGGAGTCCATTTTGCCTTCCAATGGAGCTTCAGGGGCCCAGAGTCACCCATAAGTACAAGAACAGTCTTCCTAGTGCCATCTTATAAGGAATAATCAGTGTaggtctctcctttcttccctggagCTCTTTGCCGGTTCTGTTACCTCCTGGTTCTGAACTGGAAACCCTGAAGTACTGAAATTGTCTTACTTGCTTCTCATTTAGAGCTGAGAAGCTAAGAAACAGCTGGTCCCGCCAAGTGGGAGGGTTAGGTAGATGCCAGGCTCCCAGTTCAGGGTGGTCTATTTCTCTGCAGTATGAGGCCGTTGTCACCGAGGGCAATGAGGCTCTGGTGCACCACATGGAGGTCTTCCAATGTGCAGCTGAGTCTGAGGACTTCCCCAAGTTCAACGGACCCTGTGACTCCAAAATGAAACCTGACCGACTCAACTACTGTCGCCATGTGCTGGCGGCATGGGCCCTGGGCGCCAAGGTATGCACGTATTGCTATATGCctgttctagtttgttttctggtGTTGTGATAAATACCACAGACAAAGTCAATCTGGGGCAAGAAAGGATTTCCTTGGCATACATTTGCAggtcacagtccaccactgagggaagtcaaggcagggactGGGGGCAAGCCAGCTTGATGTACCACATCacctctgaccaaggaactcatagCCAAGGAAGAGCATCAGGAAACATGGAAGCCGCTGTTTACTAGTTGGTTTGCAGGCTGTCTTATACTCAGATAGTGTTCTTACACAGCCCAGAGAATGGTGCAGCCTACAGCTGTCTTGGCCCTCCTAAGTCAGTTAAGAATCAAAACAAACCTCATAGATgagcctacaggccaatctgacagAGGTTAACTCCACAGCTGAGGTTGTCTCTGGTGAGTCTaggctttgtcaacttgacagtttAAAGTTAGTTAAGACACTACTGTAACATCCCTGGGCTTCCTTTGGAATCCTCAGGATTTTAACTCCCTGCACCTGTCTCCACAAAACTACATCTTAAAATGTCCCAAGAGAGAGCTGGGAAGGAGGCGTGGCAGGCACCAGCAGAGTGCAGGTTCCAAGCAACCTCAGTCACCTCTAGGATGCTTGTGCTTTTGCTCTTTGGGGACCACAAAAGCTTCTTGCAGTCTTCTAGGACAATGCACATGATCACGAGTGTGCACCTCTCATCACTGGATCAGCACCCGCAGGGATCTGTGCAGAGCATAATCCCAGGGCTGCCTGTGGTCGGGCAAGTTGTCAACAGACCACGCCCAAGAGTCTTATTGTGCACCTTCTAGGTTCCCAGGCCAGAGGATGTCGAGGGCAGGACTGGAAAGCCTGGGAGGGAGGCTCAGCTCAGGTTCGGTGCCAATAGGACCTTCCATGTGTGACAACAAGGTCTACTTAGCCCCAGAAGAGAATCCTTCTAACCCAGGCACTTGCTGAGCTTCTGCTCAGGCCCCAGCTGTTAGCCAGGTTTGTCCCAGAGCCCCAAAGGACCCCTGTCTAATACTCCTGTCCCACACAGGCATTTTACTACCCAGAAGAAGCTGGTGTCGCCTTTGGGGGCCCAGACTCCTCCCGGTTTCTCCGACTGGAAGTTCATTACCACAATCCACGGAAAATACAAGGTACAAGTGTGAAGAGCACATCTCCCGACCCTGCTTTTGTCTCTTAGATGCTTGGGTGCAACCTGTTGAGGCACAGAGGAAACAGGACGTGTGTACATGCCAGAGACAACACAGGCCTTTGCTCCTTGTCTACTTTATTGTAGTTAGCATCCTAAATGAGTTCCCAGCCTGGGGTTCTGGTGTCCCCCTCAACCTAGTGCTGTaattgattagtgatgtctgccaTGGACCCTGAGGCAGGGCTTGGTGCTGTGCTGTTAAAGCATCTGAACACTCAGTGAAGAGAGAGCCTCCCAAGTCCCATGGGGTAGACAAGATGTCATCTACTTCCTCCCAGGGCACTACAGCAGGCCTTAGATCCAGAAGGCCAAGGACCATGCCTGCAGCTAGTTAGCCAGGCACCGAGTGCTCTGTGAAGTTCTTTTCCCAGCTTGTGTCATGTGTTTAGACGGACCAAGCTGTCCAGTTAGCTCAGAAATGCCTAGGCCAGGGCCACACCTGCCCACCTGCTTCTGTTCCCCCACCTGGCACAGAGATGGAGAAAAGCAGTGAGTGGCTGGGCCTGAGAATACTGTGTTAGGGAAAAGAATCTCAAGGGAAATAAGACACACCCATGCTGCAAAAAGCTTCTAGAAGCGggacaaggtgtgtgtgtgtgtgtgtgtgtgtgtgtgtgtgtggtatggtgtgtgtacaAGAGGGGAGGGTAATTGATTCCAATTCTATGGTGCCACTTAGTACAGATCTTGCAGGGTTGGCACAATATCAGGAAGTCACCATTGTGGCTGGGTCACCCCATGCCTGAAGGTGAACAACCTGAGAGGGATCATTAGGGGATTGGCAGAGGACACCACATCAGAAACTAAATATCTCCTTGCTCTTGTACTCCATTTTACATCAgactcccctttcctttctctccccttcctttgaACACGTATCTTCAACTATGCAAATGAGGAGTAGAGAGATCCTGTTAAACATGAGGGGTGTCCACAGTGAGCCTGAAGCAGCTCCTGCACCCAGCTCCCAGCTGGATGTGGAACTGGCAATGCAAACTTAGTGTCTTAAGCGACTTTCCCCTTGGCTACAGCAATGCCTCTGCCATGAGAATCATCCAGAGCGGGCAGAAGTCGAGAGGCGGCTGCGGCCGGAGCACCCATTGGGGATTTATCGCTCATTTAAAACCTGAGAGCAAATGGATTTTTGAAAACTCCTTGGGTGTCAGGGACGTCTGTCTTCCTTGATCGTCTGCATGTATTTATGGATCTTTTGTCAAACATAAGGGTGCTCCTGTCGGTTGGTGAATTTTGAGATGGGCTGTTTTTCTATTAATATCAAAATCCATGATTATCTCATTATTTAATCCCCATCTAAATTTTAACCAATTGccacttctttttattatttgccTCTGATGTCATCTGCCTAGAGACACAGGGGCTGTTTGAGTTTGAATGTTAttggcctgggggtggggaggtagagacagtaCAAAAGGAAGAGTTGAGAGCAGAAGAGAGCGAGGGCCTGCCGGCTACATCCTGAAGCAGGCTGGTCCTAGGTCTGAGGCCAAGTTCAGATGCTTCCCGGACCCTTGGTCTTACGCAGAGTCTTCCATTCaccctccagcctcagtttctccatctgtaaatgGGAACGGTGGTCCTTACCATGAAAAACCCCAAAGAGGTGAAGGGTGCGCTAAGAGCAACTTCTGACTCTTCAATCAGAAAGGGTGACTAAGCACACAGTTCCCCAAGGGGTACCTCGGGGGCTGCTGCTTCTTACCACATGCCTCTCCCTCAGGCCGACATGACTCTTCCGGCATCCGTTTACACTACACAGCTACTATGCGACCCCATGATGCAGGCATCATGGAGCTGGGACTGGTGTACACACCCTTGATGGCCATCCCCCCTCAGGAGACTGCCTTTGTCTTGACCGGCTACTGCACAGACAAGTGTACCCAGATGGTGAGTGGACGGGGTCCTACACATAACCCACTCCTTGATGACCAGGGGAGAGCAACAAGAGGACTTTGGACCCCTGACCCAGAATCAAGGTTGTCTGTGTCTCTACGCACCTACCTCCAGCAAGAACTGTTTCATGTCCGTGCACCAACTCTTTGGAAATACgtcactttaaaaatgtttatttatgtgtttgattatactttcctcttttcccttctctgtctctctctgcctctctatctttcccttctctgtctctctctgcctctctctgtgtgtgtctgtgtgtctgtgtgtgtgtctgtgtgtgtgtctgtgtctgtgtgtgtgtctgtgtctgtgtgtgtgtgtgtctgtgtgtgtgtctgtgtgtgtgtgtctgtgtgtgtgtctgtgtgtgtgtctgtgtgtgtctgtgtctgtgtgtgtctgtgtgtgtctgtgtctgtgtgtgtgtctgtgtgtgtgtctgtgtatgtgtctgtgtctgtgtgtgtgtctgtgtgtgtccgtgtgtgtgtctgtgtgtgtgtctgtgtgtgtctgtgtgtgtgtctgtgtgtgtgtctgtgtatgtgtctgtgtctgtgtgtgtctgtgtgtgtccgtgtgtgtccgtgtgtgtgtgtctgtgtgtgtgtctgtgtatgtgtctgtgtgtgtgtctgtgtgtgtgtctgtgtgtatgtctgtgtgtgtgtctgtgtgtgtgtctgtgtgtgtgtgtctgtgtgtgtgtctgtgtgtgtgtgtgtgtgtgtgtgtattggatcccctggaaaagGAGTgagatggttgtaagcctccCAACCAggatactggaaattgaacccaagtcctctggaagagcagcaagtactcttaacagctgagccatctctccagtaacCCATACAGTCCACTTTAACTGCTTTTCTTATGGGGTATCCAAGCTTCCAAATGGGACTCACCTTCTACAGGCTGTGCAGCCTCCTGTCATATCATGTTTCACAACCAGGCAGGAACTGGGGGGAAGGGGGCAGCAAAGTACCCAGTGTCCCTGGGGCTGTGCAAGCACAATGTGACCCAGCAGTGCCCCTGGCTTCTGTAGCAAATAGAAGTGGCTCCTAGCCTATGCCAGGCTGCCCTCATTCTCAGCTGGACCTCTGTCTTAGCTGGGCCCTCCTCCCACCTGGCAAGAAGCTGTGTGGAGCAGCTGTGAGGAATTTCCTGACGTGGAGGTCTGGAGGAGCCACATTGCTGGGTAAGGGTGGGGACAGTCACCAATGGGGATCCCACAGAGCCCTCTCTAGACCGTCTGTGACGCTTTCTCACTCACAGCCCGTTGTGATGGCTCCTCGCGGTCTCACGCTATGGCCCATCGTGATGGCTCCCTGTGGTTTTGGAGGCAGTCAAGTGCACAGATCTGAGCTTCCAGTTGTCCGTAGCCTCTGTTCCTTTCTGTTAACATCTGCTCTCACCCTTTGCAAGGTTTTCTGGCCGGCTGCCATCAGTCTTCCTGTCTGGAGCTCTTTTGATGTCACAGATGTGACTTTACTGTCTGCTGTGTGTCCTGTGTTCTCTGCTGGCTGCTTCCCTGCTTCTTACAATGACCTGTCATGGAATTGTACATATTCCTGGGTTGCAGACAAGGAGACCCAGGCCTGCCAAGAGAGGACACATAACCCAAAGCCGCACCGTGGagtcagtttttgtttgtttgtttttttttttttttgttgtttgttttttttgtttttgttttttttttttgtttttttgtttttttgtcacaGAGCTCATAGTAAATGTTCCTTCCCAGAGTACTCATGGGATGACACTTGTTCTCAAGAGTCCTCCCTACCTGAGCACCTGGTTTTTGAAGTATTAGCTAGGACTAGTGTTCTCAGGCTGAGACCCGGGATCTATCTCTTCTTATACTCAATCAAAAATTTTAGCCCTAGGCCAGGATTAGAAATCAACTTTCCTCCCAAGTTAAAGCAGACAGGTCAGGAGGGGTGATGCTGGCTTCTTAGACCTGTGACCACAGATTACATCCCACCATACACCTATATTCCCGGCTCATTAGCAAGGCCCCCTGGCCCAGCATAAATAGTCACAGTTTAATCGTGAAGGCCCCTGGTTTTCATTGCAAGGGGGATAAAGATATCCATGATGTGAATGGCAGGGACAGTAGCTGACCAGAGCAAGACAGAAGATTCAGAAGTAAAGGCAGATGAGTTGAAAAAAGCACAGCAGTCCAAGGTCATTAAATGTCAGCTCCCAGCACCAGGATCTTCAGTTCTAGCTGGCAGCATGAGAAGAGCCAAGGACCATGGCAGGGCGGTGGAATGGTGTCATGTATAATGGTGCATCTGAGAACACTTGGTATCTAAAGACATGAACACAGATGAAGGAAACAACTGTTCTTTGGAACTGCCCTAATGCCTTAATGAGGAAGGCAGGCCTCCTCAAATTAGGGCTGGCTACCTTTCTGCCACTGGCTTAGTGGTCAACATCATTGGGGTTGACCAGGATCACAATGACCTCAGAGAGAATATGGCCTTCTGTGTACAGGCCCATGTCTGGGGCCCTGCATATGGTGGGAATTGCAAACATCATTGTCAGAGAGCCCATAGAGAAGGAAGGTCCTGTCCTGCCAACATGGAAAGAGCTTCAGAGGTCTGCTGGCTGAGAAGGAGAACTCAGCTTTTGGGGACCCCCAAGGAGACCAAAGGACAGGGGTGTCATCTACCCTGAATGTGTTCTGTGGTTTGACTGCCGGTTGGGGTTTCAAAGTCCGGGGCTTCTGGCCACAGCACACTCTTAAACAAGCCACTCTGGCAGGTTTATGATAGAGATCAGAGAGAATCATGTAGAAAAAGCCGATATTCTGGTAAGCCAGGGGATGCTGCCTTCCCTTGGGGGTCTGACTCTGCTCTTCCCACAGGCACTGCCGGACTCTGGAATCCACATCTTTGCCTCTCAGCTCCACACACACTTGACTGGCCAGAAGGTGGTTACTGTGCTTGCTAGGGATGGCCAAGAGAAGAAGGTGGTGAACAGAGACAACCACTACAGCCCCCACTTCCAGGTGAGAACCTGCCTGTCACCAGCCTCCCAGGCCTTCTGATTCCCAGGGCTGGCTGACTTTTGGTGGTGGACCCTGACCCAGGCTGCTGGGTGCCAACAATGTCTTGGTGACAACTTGATTGACCTTGTCTTCCCCTGATTGAAGCCCACACTCAGTCAACCCTGATGTTCCCCAGAGAGATTGAGGCAGAACTGACAACCCAGGGAGGCTTTGGTGGGGAAGAACAAGGTGGCTGGATCAGGGACCACAGCTCTTTTTCATTCCTCTCtttccaattccaggagatcagaATGCTGAAGAAGGTTGTGACAGTCCACCGGGTGAGTGCCCGGCAGGGACAGATGGCTGGGGCAGGAGATATTTGGAGAGCACTGTTCccaaaagagacagaaagcagaggggCAGGAGAGAGTCCACAGGGCAGGCACAGCAGGGCTGGGTAAGGTAATGTGGACTTCATGGCACAGTGGGGACATTGTCTTAACCACTACCCCAAAGACTGGAACACTGACAACACTGGTAAGAGATGGGGGTGCCAAGATGTAGTCTTTGCCCATGCAGAACTGGGGATCTAACATGGCCAGTCAGGCCATGAAGCTACGATGGATATGAGCCCAGGAATGCTGAGATTCCGAACCTCACTGGGTAGGGTGCTGGGCTCCTCTTGGGAGATCACACATCATAGTGGCTTAGTCCCCATGAGGATGAGTTGAGCACCCCTGTGGGCACCAGGTGGGCAGGTGCTGATGTGTCTGCTGCCTCTCTCTCCAgggggatgtcctcatcacttcATGCACATATAACACAGAAAACAGGACACTGGCCACAGTGGTAAGTCACACTGGCTTTTCCAGTCACCCACACAGAAGTCTGCTTAAAGATTTCTAACCATTCCCAGGGTTGAGTGTAGGCTGCCAGAGGCAGGACTGCCCCTTCTGCATTCCTTGATGGATCGGAACACCCGGGGGTGCTTCTCTAGCGACTCTGACCCTTGACCCTTCTGCCCCAGCCCCCTAGTTCCAGTTATCCAGGCAGCATGCTGGGCTCTGCACTCCCCATACTGAGTCCAATATAGAGTTAACACTGTCAATACAGCTTCAGGGCCTTATCTAAGAACCGCTAGGGTGGGTTCTCATTGGTACCCATGTGTTTGGTATCTCTCTGGCATGGGAGGGAGCCAGGAAGTACTTTGGAATTCAAAAGTCCACCTGGGGAGATATCTGCTACAGGAGATAAGCAAAATGACAGGATCGATCACAGACACTTCAGCGGACATCTCCCAGAGGTGACAGGAAGGATGAGAGTaggggagagatgggaaagagctTTGGCTGGGGTCATGAGCCAGGAGCCTTGTTCTTAGGATGTTCAGCTGCAGGGGAGTGTGGAGATGTGGGTAGCACCAGGCAGGTGGATGTGGTCAGCCACTCCAGGGAGGAGACATGGGCCTTGCTTTGGGCTGGACTGTGGACAGTCCAAAGAGGAGTACCTTGTAGAAGGACTATTTTTCAAGGTGAGGTATGCAGGGAATGTGTCACCAGTCTGGAGCACGTTGGGCAGGGAGAGGGATGTTTTCCATGGTTTCCTGGGTCCCCCCATTCTCAGTCATTGTTTCCACTAACCTTCTAATTGATCCTTGTGCATCCCACAATTAACACATGAACTGTGCAGTTCCGAGTGAGCCACACCTGGGCTACATCCCACCCTGGCATCCCTGAACCTTAGAACTCCTACCAATACTGTAGCACTGTCTCTGCACAGTGTTCCATGGCTTCAGCCGCAGTCCAGGGTTCCCCACGCTGTTTCACGTGTGTTCTTTAAATAGCCTTATTGTGAGATGATTCACATACCACACAGCTGAAGTGTGTGAAGTGTGCAGCTCGTTGCCTGGAAGCATGTTCACAAATCCATGCACACAGTCAAGCCACAGCTATCGCCCCCAGGTCCCCTCACCCAGCCCAACACAGATCCACTTGCTCTGGATGTTTCTATTCTGGACACTTCTCGTCTCTGGATTTGCATGCTATGCAGCTCGCTGTGGCTGGATTCTTTCCCATACATTTAATCCATTTTAGTCTCGTGCCAGTCTCTAAGGCAAGCATTTTCCCAGACACTTTCACAGGCATCGTCTCCTTTCTGCAGGTGCTTCTGCTATGGATGGGAGCAGGGAGGCACCTGCCAGTCATTGGTGGAAGAGAGCCCTTAGGCCTGCTCAGCTAGAGGTGCTTCTGCCAGGGCTGTGTTCCTGTCTTGCCAGATTCATGGCCAATAAACAGTGCTTTACTTGTCTTGGAATGTTCATGGTCACTGGCCTAGCAAGCAAGATCTTAGGTCTTCAAGTCCATGTCTCAAGGGCAAGATACCTCCTTGGCTATTTAGGGCTCATGATTTCTTGGGGGAGGCAAGGGCTCCATCTGAGATCAGAGGAAATGAGAGTTTCTAGAAGGCAGACCCGAGCTTTCTGCCTCTGACAACCTGTGGATCCAAAGAGATCGTGGCCTTTGAAATGCAGCTCCCTTCCCAAAGTGAGGGAGAGTAAGTAGCGAAGGAGACTCCACTCTGGCATCCAGGCTATGTTCTCCTTCTTGATCTCTGAGGCGACAGAGCTGTTGTCAGGGAGGGGGTGTCCCATGCTCACGGAGAGCTATGAAAGCTGAAAAATAAGGGCTTGGGACAAGCAGACACTGCAGAAAGATCCACCTAGCACACAGGGAGCAGGCTGACTTCTTATGATGAACTTCCTTCTCCCATACCTCCACAGAGATACCCCAGGCCCCAACCACTCAAGCTGAGGTCAGCTCAGCTTCACACCATCCACGTGGTCTGTCATGATTTAGTGAAGACCTTTCTCTCTTTGCCAGTTCTAATGAGTCAAATAAAATCTTCCTCCCAACATCATGTTCACAAAAAGCCAGGATCCTGGAGAGAGGCTGAGACAGCCTTGGGCTGGGCTCCCTGCTTGGTTCCTGACCCTGATGCAAATGGAGCTCTTTCCACCCCCATCTAGGGTTAGTTTACTAGCTCTGATAGCAGAAAGTAAGCAGTAGGAATGTCACCTGCTCTGTCCCTCCCATATTGTGGATAGGTGGTCTGGGTTCCCAGGACCGTTCTGGGTACTAACATCTCTGCAATACCAATGTGACTAATGGCCAGTGAGCTCTGCAGTGTGTAGGGAGGTCAGTTCCCACTGGGACCATAGAGACTTGTCCCCTGCTCTCTAAGACTCAGTTGTTGTAACCTATACATAAGACAAGAACAGCAAGGCCCTGTCTccttgtttctgctttttttttttttaaatcactgtctGATGCTTATTCACTgggtctctctctgtccttcaagccaccagcagaccacatgagtTGGGGAACTTTCCTCCTGGCTTTATCCTGGAGGAGGACGTTGGATGCCACCTTGCCGCAAGAAGAGAAACAAGTAGTAACAAGAAAGCCACAGTCAGGTGGGATGCTGAGAGCAGTGTGCTGACGGGGTCTTCTCTCTCCTGCAGGGGGGGTTTGGGATCATGGAGGAGATGTGTGTCAACTATGTGCACTACTACCCCCAGACGAAGCTGGAGCTCTGCAAGAGCGCTGTGGATGACGGCTTCCTGCAGAAATACTTCCACACAGTCAACAGGTGAAGCACTTCCTGCTTTCTGCTCCTGGGGAACCCAGCATGGACAGCCTCTGTACCCTGCATCCTGCACCATGCTCCCTACCCCACACCCTCCCCTATTAAGAGGCTAGGTGGCCAGATACAGAATTTCAGCTAAGTTCTTGGAGCAAAGATAGCATGCATACCATCAGATCTTCTGTGTTTTTAGAGGTGCCTGTGGCAGGTATCACTAATCAATCTCGTGACTTACAAGCTACTGCCAGAGCAGCCATTTTCAACAAGCAAGGGTGCTATAAAAGATGGAAACAGGGCCAAGATAGCTTAGGCAGTGGCTAAGAGAGCCAGGgctggagaagaggggaagggccACTGCTGGGAGCCACGCTGGGTTCCCATTCCTCAGCTATATCTGTAAACTGAGTTATTGTCTTTCCTTCCAGGTTCGGCAATGAGGAGGTGTGCACCTGCCCTCAGGCCTCTGTCCCCCAGCAGTTCGCCTCTGTGCCTTGGAACTCTTTCAATCGCGATATGCTCAAGGCTCTGTATAACTACGCCCCTATCTCCATGCATTGCAACAAGACCTCTGCCATCCGCTTCCCGGTATGACTGCCTGGGGTTGAGTGGTGGGTCGCAGAGACATTCAATGCTAGCTCACCCCTATCCAATACCAACAAACCCCAGTGCTACCTGAGGCTCCAATCCCAGGTCTGTCCAAATCTTGAGGAAGACCCCAGGTAGGTTGAGGAAGGGCACCCTGAACTTCTCAACAAGCAATGCTCACATGAGACTGAGAAAATGACCACATTAGTGATAGAGACAGGTgtacagacagatagacagtaAGGGAACAGGCCAGCAATACTGCCAGCCAGGCCAGGGAGGCCACTTCTTCTGGGCAGAGTACAGCAGAGGACTAACCTCAGCCCTCCGAGTGTGACTGAGTGTCAGCTCCTTCCTCAGGGAATAAAAATAGATCTGTGGGCAGGGGAGGCAAGAAACCAGCAGTCTGTGACGAGAGTCCCACAGCACAGCTTCACCCTCCTTATCTGAGGCCTGCTGGGAGTCAAAGGCACCTAATTTATTTCCCAGCAGAGCTGGCCAGCAGCAGCAGTGCCAGCCCAGAATGCTGG contains:
- the Dbh gene encoding dopamine beta-hydroxylase, which produces MLIPAMQAYLSHQPCWSSLPSPSAREAASMYGTAVAIFLVILVAALQGSEPPESPFPYHIPLDPEGILELSWNVSYVQEIIHFQLQVRGLRAGVLFGMSDRGQMENADLIMLWTDGDRAYFADAWSDQKGQIHRDSHQDYQLLRAQRTPNGLFLLFKRPFVTCDPKDYVIEDDTVHLVYGILEEPFQSLEAINTSGLHTGLQRVQLLKSEVPTPAMPEDVQTMDIRAPDVLIPDNETTYWCYITELPPHFPRHHIIMYEAVVTEGNEALVHHMEVFQCAAESEDFPKFNGPCDSKMKPDRLNYCRHVLAAWALGAKAFYYPEEAGVAFGGPDSSRFLRLEVHYHNPRKIQGRHDSSGIRLHYTATMRPHDAGIMELGLVYTPLMAIPPQETAFVLTGYCTDKCTQMALPDSGIHIFASQLHTHLTGQKVVTVLARDGQEKKVVNRDNHYSPHFQEIRMLKKVVTVHRGDVLITSCTYNTENRTLATVGGFGIMEEMCVNYVHYYPQTKLELCKSAVDDGFLQKYFHTVNRFGNEEVCTCPQASVPQQFASVPWNSFNRDMLKALYNYAPISMHCNKTSAIRFPGEWNLQPFPKITSTLEEPTPRCPIRQTQSPASPTVVITEAGAE